The Desulfosporosinus acidiphilus SJ4 genome has a window encoding:
- a CDS encoding efflux RND transporter periplasmic adaptor subunit, with the protein MRFVKKRMAISVVSIGMSFILTACGTAAPKQQSAVNVHAVQAATGSIITNVEYSSVLKPFQTIAISPKIAGKVATVQANVGDEVQQGQVLFTLDSSDLQAQLQQQQANLEGSQVNYDKAQGSGYQQQLLQAEQTQQNAQITYNNAQDTYSKDQTLYNAGALSQQSLNNDKKSLDEATVALNSANANLNLLKEQSGPQSVQAAAAQVKQAQSAVNYAQVQVQNTTITSPITGTVSTRNVEVGEIASSATQAFTVIDTKTVVAEINVPDTTVTHLQKGQTVPVKISALNNKTVNGTINIISPAADKTNSYVVDVNIDNTNNELKAGMYTTVVLPAQEKDNILTVPNEAISIEDGVSYIYAVVNNTVDKIPVQVGISNDTMSEIVSGLKPGENVITEGQIFLNNGEKVKISKDNTSNTAKTTNATNSTDASNTNKTNPTKK; encoded by the coding sequence ATGAGATTTGTTAAAAAGCGTATGGCAATTTCAGTTGTGAGTATTGGTATGTCATTCATTTTAACCGCTTGTGGGACGGCGGCGCCCAAACAACAGAGTGCCGTCAACGTTCATGCTGTACAGGCTGCTACAGGTTCAATAATAACAAATGTTGAATATTCCAGCGTCTTAAAACCATTTCAGACGATCGCCATTTCCCCTAAAATTGCCGGAAAGGTTGCAACGGTGCAAGCCAATGTAGGTGATGAGGTGCAGCAGGGTCAGGTATTGTTTACACTCGACTCAAGTGACTTACAGGCTCAGCTTCAGCAGCAGCAGGCAAATCTGGAAGGAAGCCAAGTAAATTATGATAAAGCACAGGGATCAGGTTATCAGCAGCAATTGCTTCAAGCAGAACAAACTCAGCAAAATGCTCAAATAACGTATAATAACGCTCAAGATACTTATAGTAAAGACCAAACGCTGTATAACGCCGGAGCACTGTCGCAGCAAAGCCTGAACAACGATAAGAAAAGTCTTGATGAAGCAACTGTCGCTCTGAATTCGGCCAACGCCAACCTCAATCTGCTCAAAGAACAATCAGGTCCTCAGTCCGTTCAAGCTGCGGCAGCCCAAGTAAAGCAAGCACAGTCGGCCGTAAACTATGCACAAGTTCAGGTTCAAAACACAACGATTACTTCACCGATTACCGGGACCGTTTCAACTCGTAATGTTGAGGTGGGAGAGATTGCCTCCAGTGCGACTCAAGCCTTTACAGTCATTGATACTAAAACCGTGGTTGCTGAGATTAATGTCCCGGATACGACGGTCACCCATCTCCAAAAGGGTCAAACAGTACCGGTTAAAATCAGTGCTCTGAATAACAAAACCGTCAATGGGACGATCAATATTATCAGTCCTGCTGCCGACAAAACAAATTCCTACGTTGTTGATGTCAATATAGATAATACTAATAATGAATTAAAAGCAGGAATGTATACCACTGTGGTTCTTCCGGCACAAGAAAAGGATAATATCCTGACGGTACCCAACGAGGCAATTTCCATAGAGGATGGAGTTTCATATATTTATGCCGTTGTAAATAACACAGTTGACAAGATTCCGGTACAAGTTGGGATCTCCAATGATACAATGTCCGAAATAGTCAGTGGTTTAAAACCAGGCGAAAATGTAATCACTGAGGGTCAAATTTTCTTAAATAACGGAGAGAAAGTAAAAATCTCCAAAGA
- a CDS encoding efflux RND transporter permease subunit, with protein sequence MGVTELSIKRPATIIIIVILLLGLGIIGYNSMGVDMLPSMNIPVITVSVSYTGAGSDEINKEIVMPIENAVSGISGIDTLSSTARQGSGTTVITFTQNTNINSALMDVEKAVDRAQRQLPTAADKPIIQKIDPNASAVLMLTVSGATSYDEIYNVAYNVQQGLQNLPNIGQVSLLGANAKQLQVKLDKSAVEYYGINLKTLMALIGSENVNTPAGDIVQGQSDLTVDMVGEFQNIDDVKNIMVPTSNSGSVRLGDIAQVNFDYPTNDTSIKLNGKNAIAISVQKQSDANVVETVDGVKNELVNIRKTLPKGVDLGIAYDTTTSIKASVNNIKENIIEGIITTALVLFLFLRNWRSSLIVLIAIPTSLISTFFAMYVCHFTLNMMSLLALSLCIGILVDDSIVVLENIIRHREMGKSPAQAALDGRQEIGMAAVAITLCDVVVFTPVAFVSGTSGALFREFGLTVAFAALFSLFISFTVTPMLSSRILRDEINPFDSEGNSKLKKYLLKVLERSRLFQKAKELHPFEKATELYKTSLLWSLKHRLKIIAVFVIGVVASIALLPLGAIKTEFIPQTDNNQLSVNLLLNPGSSLEQTESKAIIVEKYLHTLPEVTSVFSRIGGSDKSTANFVVGLVDKSQRQKTQAQVGDEIRGWSKRLTGASVFVSQASMGAGGFGFGGGGRGGGGGIQINLEGSDNTVLKTISYKIENLVKSIPGVVDVNNSVRQNENEIRVNVNRLACNQYGVSPSDVASILRTSIAGSTVGEYTDSDGTSHDIVVSFEDNQIKTPADIGSIKIMNAAGQQIALNQVASIVMADSQKTISRQDRLEVINITANLQQNVALGTANAEIQSKLSTISLPYGYSIKFGGNQKSMSDSFGSLGEAMAGSIVLVYMILVILYESFLTPLIRMLSLPCAIIGAFIMLAITRNTLNLTTMIGLIMLDGLASKNGTLLIDYTNTLMKRGKSLREALIESGTTRLRPIIMTSLTMIVGMLPAVFTFGQGSEMKVGMALVIIGGMIASTIFTPIILPVVYTVLDDMKHRPRKRREILKHTEA encoded by the coding sequence GTGGGTGTTACTGAACTGTCGATAAAACGGCCTGCGACGATCATAATCATTGTCATTTTACTCCTTGGCCTGGGTATCATTGGCTACAACAGCATGGGAGTAGACATGCTGCCTTCGATGAATATTCCTGTCATTACAGTATCAGTCAGCTATACTGGGGCAGGTTCTGATGAGATTAATAAAGAAATTGTCATGCCTATTGAGAATGCCGTTTCCGGGATAAGCGGAATTGATACCCTCTCTTCGACGGCTCGGCAAGGCTCAGGCACAACGGTTATAACCTTTACCCAGAATACGAATATTAACTCAGCCCTTATGGACGTGGAAAAAGCTGTGGACAGAGCTCAGAGACAATTGCCGACAGCTGCAGATAAACCGATCATCCAAAAGATTGACCCCAATGCCTCTGCTGTCCTGATGCTTACTGTATCCGGGGCAACCTCTTATGATGAAATTTATAATGTGGCTTATAACGTCCAGCAGGGTCTTCAGAATCTCCCCAATATTGGCCAAGTATCTCTTCTGGGAGCAAACGCTAAGCAGCTGCAAGTAAAACTGGATAAATCCGCTGTTGAATATTATGGGATTAACCTTAAAACATTAATGGCCTTAATTGGCTCCGAAAACGTGAATACCCCGGCAGGGGACATTGTTCAGGGGCAAAGTGACTTAACGGTGGACATGGTCGGGGAATTCCAAAATATTGATGATGTCAAAAATATCATGGTTCCGACCAGTAACTCCGGCAGTGTTCGTTTGGGCGATATCGCTCAGGTTAATTTTGACTATCCGACGAATGATACCTCCATTAAATTAAACGGCAAAAATGCCATAGCCATAAGCGTTCAAAAACAAAGTGATGCCAATGTGGTGGAAACGGTTGACGGAGTTAAAAATGAACTGGTCAATATTAGAAAAACTCTTCCCAAAGGAGTTGATCTGGGCATTGCCTACGACACCACAACCTCTATCAAGGCTTCAGTCAACAATATTAAGGAAAATATTATCGAAGGTATTATCACCACGGCCTTAGTATTATTCCTCTTTCTGCGCAACTGGCGTTCATCACTTATTGTCTTGATTGCCATTCCAACGTCCCTGATCTCAACTTTTTTTGCCATGTACGTCTGCCATTTTACGCTCAATATGATGTCCCTTTTAGCCTTATCCCTTTGCATTGGAATTTTGGTGGATGACTCCATCGTAGTCCTGGAAAATATTATCCGGCATCGGGAAATGGGTAAAAGTCCGGCACAAGCTGCTCTGGATGGGCGGCAAGAAATTGGGATGGCGGCAGTAGCCATAACTCTCTGCGATGTTGTTGTTTTCACACCGGTAGCCTTTGTATCAGGAACCTCGGGAGCACTGTTTAGGGAATTTGGTCTTACTGTGGCTTTTGCAGCCTTATTTTCTCTCTTTATTTCCTTTACCGTAACCCCTATGCTTTCGTCAAGAATTTTACGTGACGAAATTAATCCCTTTGATTCTGAGGGAAATAGTAAGTTAAAAAAATACCTTCTCAAGGTCTTGGAGCGCTCAAGATTATTCCAAAAGGCCAAAGAGTTACATCCCTTCGAAAAAGCGACAGAGCTTTATAAAACGTCTCTGTTGTGGTCCTTGAAGCACCGGCTGAAAATTATCGCTGTCTTTGTCATCGGAGTTGTTGCTAGTATTGCTTTACTGCCCTTAGGAGCTATCAAGACAGAATTTATTCCCCAGACCGACAACAATCAGCTGTCCGTCAATCTTTTGCTTAATCCTGGGTCCAGCCTAGAGCAAACTGAAAGCAAAGCAATCATTGTGGAAAAATACTTACACACTTTGCCGGAAGTTACCAGCGTTTTTTCCAGAATAGGCGGCAGTGATAAATCTACGGCTAATTTCGTGGTGGGGCTTGTGGATAAAAGTCAGCGCCAGAAGACCCAAGCCCAAGTGGGTGATGAAATTCGCGGTTGGAGTAAAAGACTAACGGGTGCCAGCGTCTTTGTCTCTCAAGCATCCATGGGTGCAGGGGGATTTGGCTTCGGCGGCGGCGGCCGAGGCGGCGGCGGAGGTATCCAGATAAATCTGGAAGGCAGCGATAACACGGTTTTAAAAACTATCTCTTATAAAATTGAAAACTTAGTAAAATCAATACCGGGTGTCGTTGATGTTAACAACTCTGTAAGACAAAATGAAAATGAAATTAGGGTCAATGTTAACCGGCTGGCCTGTAATCAGTACGGCGTATCTCCTTCCGACGTTGCATCAATTCTGAGAACAAGTATCGCAGGATCAACAGTAGGAGAATACACGGACAGTGACGGTACCTCCCACGATATCGTTGTAAGTTTTGAAGATAACCAGATAAAAACTCCTGCAGACATCGGTTCGATTAAGATTATGAATGCCGCGGGACAGCAAATTGCGTTGAATCAGGTTGCCTCTATTGTCATGGCAGATAGTCAAAAAACGATCTCCAGGCAGGATAGGTTGGAAGTTATTAATATCACGGCCAATTTACAGCAGAATGTGGCTTTAGGAACGGCTAATGCGGAAATTCAGAGCAAACTGAGCACAATTTCCTTGCCTTATGGCTACAGTATTAAATTTGGCGGAAATCAAAAAAGCATGTCTGACTCTTTCGGAAGCCTTGGCGAAGCTATGGCAGGATCCATCGTACTTGTTTATATGATTCTTGTCATACTCTATGAATCATTCCTAACCCCTTTAATCAGAATGCTTTCCTTGCCTTGTGCAATCATCGGAGCCTTTATCATGCTGGCTATTACAAGAAACACATTGAACTTGACAACCATGATAGGACTGATTATGCTCGATGGTTTAGCGTCTAAAAATGGGACGTTGCTTATTGACTATACCAATACCCTGATGAAGAGAGGCAAATCCTTAAGAGAAGCCTTGATTGAATCGGGAACAACTCGACTGAGACCGATCATTATGACATCACTGACGATGATCGTAGGAATGCTGCCCGCTGTATTTACGTTCGGTCAGGGCAGCGAGATGAAAGTTGGGATGGCTCTTGTCATTATCGGGGGCATGATCGCCTCAACGATATTCACTCCTATTATCTTGCCTGTAGTATATACCGTCCTGGATGATATGAAGCACCGTCCTCGCAAGAGACGAGAGATTTTAAAACATACGGAGGCTTAA
- a CDS encoding PadR family transcriptional regulator, producing MLLKFVKAKPSYAYEIEKMIEVREIRTWVKIGGTTIYQALDRLCNKGLLKFEIEKEGNMPQRKRYYITDQGNKAFDKATEKILKNNEYYYFDLTVGLFCRHLMDPEVFKQSIQERLKNLNNFVNHFNEKFEKTKELYPTKRLMVKEYLLSHYQLEQQFLEKILREMDEKDE from the coding sequence ATGTTGTTAAAATTCGTAAAGGCTAAACCGTCTTATGCTTATGAAATAGAAAAGATGATTGAGGTCCGAGAAATTAGAACATGGGTAAAGATTGGAGGTACAACAATCTATCAAGCCTTGGATAGGTTATGCAATAAAGGACTTCTTAAATTTGAAATTGAGAAAGAAGGCAACATGCCTCAAAGGAAACGCTACTACATAACGGATCAGGGTAATAAAGCGTTTGATAAAGCCACGGAAAAAATACTGAAAAACAATGAGTATTATTATTTTGATTTAACCGTCGGATTATTTTGTCGTCATTTAATGGACCCGGAAGTATTTAAGCAAAGCATTCAGGAACGATTAAAGAACCTCAATAATTTTGTAAATCATTTTAATGAAAAGTTTGAAAAGACAAAAGAACTCTATCCAACGAAGAGGCTTATGGTCAAAGAATATCTTTTATCCCATTACCAATTAGAGCAGCAGTTTCTTGAGAAAATCTTAAGGGAGATGGATGAAAAGGACGAATAA
- a CDS encoding ABC transporter ATP-binding protein — MSEVLMDIQNLAKHFVIDTNFLGKPVSVLKAVDGVSFSINQGEAFGLVGESGCGKTTLGKILVNLYRPTNGKLIFEGKDLTGLNEEQRRSYCKDIQMIFQDPYASLNPKMTIGDIIAEPIIINGLLPRNQVEERVIYLLNCVGLARHQRNRYPHEFSGGQRQRVGIARALAVEPKLIVCDEPVSALDVSIQAQVLNLLSDLKEEFGLTYLFIAHGLNVVKHISDRVGVMYLGKLVEIAPKKELYSNPLHPYTQALLSAIPVINPEKKMERIILEGDVPSPINPPAGCRFSSRCFKAQEKCKLSEPIFKEVSPGHLVACHLFE, encoded by the coding sequence ATGAGCGAAGTGTTGATGGATATTCAAAACCTTGCCAAACATTTTGTAATCGATACCAATTTCCTTGGCAAGCCCGTTTCTGTATTAAAGGCCGTTGATGGCGTGTCCTTTAGTATAAACCAAGGTGAGGCTTTCGGACTGGTCGGCGAATCGGGCTGCGGCAAAACGACTCTTGGCAAAATCCTTGTAAATCTATACCGGCCAACGAACGGTAAACTCATATTTGAGGGTAAAGATCTGACTGGTCTCAATGAAGAGCAGAGACGCTCTTATTGCAAGGATATCCAAATGATTTTTCAGGACCCCTACGCTTCCTTGAATCCGAAAATGACCATTGGCGACATTATTGCGGAACCCATTATTATTAATGGCTTGCTGCCAAGAAATCAGGTGGAAGAGCGGGTAATCTACCTTTTAAACTGTGTGGGGCTGGCCCGACACCAGCGTAACCGCTATCCTCATGAATTCTCAGGAGGCCAGCGCCAGCGTGTGGGCATTGCCCGCGCTCTGGCGGTAGAGCCTAAGCTTATTGTATGTGACGAACCGGTGTCTGCTTTAGATGTGTCCATTCAAGCTCAAGTCTTAAATTTGTTAAGTGACTTGAAAGAAGAGTTTGGCCTGACTTATCTCTTCATTGCCCATGGCTTGAATGTCGTAAAACACATTAGCGACCGTGTAGGCGTCATGTATTTGGGCAAATTAGTAGAGATCGCGCCGAAGAAAGAACTTTATTCCAATCCCCTGCATCCCTATACCCAAGCCCTGCTTTCCGCTATCCCTGTTATTAACCCTGAGAAGAAGATGGAACGTATCATTCTGGAGGGTGACGTCCCCAGTCCCATAAACCCTCCTGCAGGCTGCCGGTTTTCATCCCGCTGCTTTAAAGCGCAAGAAAAGTGCAAACTCAGTGAACCGATATTTAAGGAAGTTTCTCCCGGACACTTAGTCGCCTGCCATTTGTTTGAATAA